CCGTACGTCTCTACATTTGGCATTCAAAACTCGCAAGCCTTGCCAGCGAACATCCTAGACGAGACTCTTTCAAATCTCTTTGACTTTATGGACAAACGCTAATTAATCTGTTAATCCAGGCTTTTAACCCGGATGTTCCGAAAGCTTACCACCGATCCGTGTCCCATAAAACCGATATGTCCTTTGTCACGTTCCAGCCCGGGATGCTCCCGTCCGTCTGGTGTCCCGCCTTCAGCAGCCTCCTTCAGGTTGCCCTTCACAATGGTATGACCGTTCAGTGTAACCCGGATGTTGTTTCCCCGAATAAATACTTCCTGTTCATTCCACTCACCCACAGGCTTCAGATATCCTCTTTTGGCCGGGATTACCCCGTAAACAGAGCCATGATACTGATAGTCCTCCAGATCTTTGTAGATATTGGCTGTAT
This genomic window from Bacteroidales bacterium contains:
- a CDS encoding DUF1080 domain-containing protein; its protein translation is TANIYKDLEDYQYHGSVYGVIPAKRGYLKPVGEWNEQEVFIRGNNIRVTLNGHTIVKGNLKEAAEGGTPDGREHPGLERDKGHIGFMGHGSVVSFRNIRVKSLD